The genomic DNA CAGAATATCGGGGGAGACTAAGGGATTTTTAAAAAGCCCTTGATACACGGCGCCGGCTGCGGAAAGGGCGGCTCCCACCAGCACCGCAAAGGCGATGCGAGGAAGTCTGATTTGCGTTATTACGGCGTGAGCTTGCTCGTTTGACGGCGGCGAGCCAAATAGCAAAGATTTTAAGCTAGCAAAAATTTCGGCCACACCCAGACCGTATCTGCCAAGAGTCAGAGAAGCAAAGGCGCAAACTATCAGCACAATCGTTAAAACGGCAAAAAAGGCTTTGTTATTCAAATTTTACCTCGCTTACGTCGTACCACATAGCGTAGCTTTTCGTCGTTCGGTAAAATTTAACCCCGCTACCATCTTTTACTAGCCATTTATCCACGTTTTTTCTAAAATTTTTTTCTTTTTCTTTTGGGATTTCTCCGACGAATTTTAAAAATTCGTAAGCCTCGTCCTTGCTCATAAAACTCTTTTCATAAACGGTATCAAATATACGCACATTTACGTTTGCGCCCAGATCGTAAAGCATATTGAAAGTAGCGTTATAGCCAAACATTCTAGGATTTTCGTTTATAAAAGGCGGACGCTTAGATGCTCTTTCGTCGATGCCAGCAAGCAAATCCATCCAAATTTTTCTAAGACTTGGATGATCTTCTAAAAAGCTAGTTATGCATACGTATTTTTTCGCTGCGTCGTTTAGCCTTTTTATATCGCCAAGACCGACCGAACGCGAGGCGACGACGA from Campylobacter showae CSUNSWCD includes the following:
- a CDS encoding class I SAM-dependent methyltransferase codes for the protein MQGLLNWQAIRELKFAPMTRDGAGGSAVDWDKVAVMYNGMAELEKRSAQILADALPITSEDSVLDVGCGPGRLSIPMARRAKSLTALDAFGEMLKFCKQNAKNAGVKNIKFMQKSWLDSDALDIIGKHDVVVASRSVGLGDIKRLNDAAKKYVCITSFLEDHPSLRKIWMDLLAGIDERASKRPPFINENPRMFGYNATFNMLYDLGANVNVRIFDTVYEKSFMSKDEAYEFLKFVGEIPKEKEKNFRKNVDKWLVKDGSGVKFYRTTKSYAMWYDVSEVKFE